From Corvus cornix cornix isolate S_Up_H32 chromosome 5, ASM73873v5, whole genome shotgun sequence, the proteins below share one genomic window:
- the EGLN3 gene encoding prolyl hydroxylase EGLN3: MPLGHIMRLDLERIALEYVVPCLHDIGFCYLDNFLGEVVGDCVLERVKRMHRDGELADGQLAGPSRGVAKRHLRGDQIKWIGGTEEGCEAINFLLTLIDRLVMYCGSRLGKYYVKERSKAMVACYPGNGTGYVRHVDNPNGDGRCITCIYYLNKNWDSKLHGGILRIFPEGKSYVADVEPIFDRLLFFWSDRRNPHEVQPSYATRYAMTVWYFDAEERAEAKKKFRNLTDARKREAPLNED; this comes from the exons ATGCCGCTGGGGCACATCATGAGGCTGGACCTGGAGAGAATCGCCCTGGAGTACGTCGTGCCCTGCTTGCACGACATCGGCTTCTGCTACCTGGACAACTTCTTGGGGGAGGTGGTTGGGGACTGCGTGCTGGAGCGGGTGAAGCGGATGCACCGCGACGGGGAACTGGCCGACGGGCAGCTGGCTGGCCCCAGCCGCGGTGTCGCCAAGCGGCACCTCCGCGGCGACCAGATCAAGTGGATCGGAGGCACGGAGGAGGGCTGCGAGGCCATCAACTTTCTCCTCACGCTGATAGACCGGCTGGTGATGTACTGCGGGAGCCGGCTCGGCAAGTACTACGTGAAAGAGCGATCCAAG GCTATGGTTGCTTGCTATCCTGGAAATGGAACTGGGTATGTTCGTCATGTGGACAATCCAAACGGTGACGGGCGCTGCATCACCTGTATTTATTATCTGAATAAGAATTGGGACTCCAAG ctgcatGGTGGGATTCTTCGAATATTCCCAGAAGGAAAGTCCTATGTAGCAGATGTTGAGCCGATTTTTGACcgactactttttttttggtcagatCGAAGGAATCCACATGAAGTCCAGCCTTCTTATGCAACCAG atATGCCATGACCGTGTGGTATTTTGATGCCGAAGAAAGAGCAGAAGCCAAAAAGAAGTTCAGGAACTTAACCg ATGCAAGGAAGAGAGAAGCACCTCTTAATGAAGACTAA